The sequence below is a genomic window from Cobetia sp. cqz5-12.
ACGATCAGGCTTCTGCCGCCGCGCAGGACACTGAGCGCGGTGATCGCTGGCGATGACGCAGAGGCCACAGCGTGATGTGCCAGCTTGCGCGCCAGCGGCCTGGTTCCGGTGGAGGCCTCACTCAGTTGCCACTGGGTGAAGCCATCGCGGTCAGCGGTGACCAGCAGACCTCCCTTTAGCGAAGACAGCCTGGCCGCGCCCGGCAACCACTGTTGCTGCCACTCGGAGTGCGGAGTCTGGCTTGCTGCATCGTCATCCAGCTCGCCTGCGGAGGCGTGTGGAGATGACAAGGCCAGACGCGCCAGCCACAGGCCATCGCCATCCTCGGACGGAATGCGCAGCCACAGCTGGTCACGGCTGAGCACCAGGCTTGCCTGGCGGCGCTCAAGCCCTGCGGGAACCTCGATGGCACTGCCGCGCAGGCGCACGCCAGCGGCGGACTGCTGAACCACCTGCAGGCGATCATCCGCGAGCCAGACACCCGCCAGCGGCGAGGTGCGCGAATCCGCCGTCGAATCATCACTGGCCAGCACGGGAGGCAGCCCGTCACGCTCGGCAAGCCGCATGTCAGGCAAGGCGCTCAGCCAGTCAGGATCGGATAGCCAGTCAGGGTCGCTTAGCCAGTCAGGATCGGTCTGCGCGGCAGGCATCTGCTGGTCGCTCACTTGCTGTTCGAGCGCCTGCTGAGGAAGCGACGTGACGCTGGCGGGCTTGAGCAGCGGCCACGACACGCTGACCAGATAGGCCAGCATCACGACGACGATGACCATCACGCCCAGCCCGGCCGCTGTCAGCCACAGACTGGCAAGACGGTCATGCCGCAGGCGACGACGTTGCATTCGGGAGGCATCAACTGCCGACATGAAATATCACCACGAAAGGATTCGCGCCCTGGAGTGTCGACTCCGCAGACGCATGAAGCGGGTATGGCACCGAGATTATGTCCAAGTGATGACAGAGAGATGACAAAGGCGAATCAAAGGGCATCCACATCCTAAAGCCCCAATTGCTGACGCCAGTGCAGCAGCTGCTTTTCCGGCAGCGGCACATAGCCACCGCGCAGGATGGCCTGCTGGCCCTGGCGCGACATGATCAATGACAGGAAGGCCTGCTCCAGCGCCGGGAGCGGCTCATCCGGTACGCGATTGACGTAGATGTACAGCGCACGGGTCAGCGGATAGCGGCCATCACGAATGCTGGCCCGGCTCGGGAAGACAGCGTGGCCACCCGCCTCACGGCTGACGGACAGCTGCTTCACCAACGGCGAAGAAGTGCTGAAGCTGGCATAGCCGATGCCATTGGGCGAGGAGCCCACCGCACCGATGATGGAGGCAGAGCCCGGCTGTTCACTGACATCGAGACGGAAGTCACCACCGCACAGCGCGACACGGCGGAAGGCGCCGTAGGTGCCCGAGGTGGCACTGCGCCCGAAGCGCGTGATCTGACGGTCATTCCACTCATCACTCAGCCCGAGCTGGCCCCAGCGATTGGCCGCCTGGCCACCACAGTTGTGCGTGGCGGAGAAGATGGCATCCAGCTGCGCGATGCTGATCTCCTCCAGTGGATTGCTGCGATGCACGATGATGCCCATTGCATCCAGCGCCACGGGCACACCCAGCGGCGGATAGCCGAATTCACGCGTGAAGTCCTGACGCTCCTGGTCGCTCATCGGGCGCGACATCAGGCCGATGCGGGTAGTGCCGGCGATCAATGCCGGCGGTGCCGTCGAGGAACCCGCGGCCTGCAGCTGCACGCGCACCCCCGGATGATAGCGGCGCAGCTGGGCAGCCCATCGCGTCACCAGCACCGACAGGGTATCGGAGCCCACCGCCGTCAGGTTGCCCACCACCCCGGACGCCGGGCGATATTCGGGCACCTTGTCAGCCAGTGCCGGAGCCGAGAGCGTCGAGAGCCCCAGCAGGCAGGCAAGCGACATCAGCCGCAGCGACGGCAGCCCTGAGCGCAGGCAGATAGCGCATGAGGAGGGCACACGTGAGGAGGACACGGATGATCCGCGACGCGACGCGAACACGGCGCGAAAGCCTGAACGGACAAGCGACCCGACGGAAACTGACATGGCGACTTCCCACCAGAGAATGAACGAGATGACGATGAGACACGGAGCTGACCACGGCTTGCCGCACCCGTGGTGACGGGCAGGCGACGGTGGAACAAGGCGGCCCGTGCAGCATGGCGAAAGACAGCGAGTATCCGTCATTGCTTCGTTGAGGAACGATTCCCCATGCTGCAGCGCAAAAAATCTCCTGACAGCTCCATGTCAGTGAGGACAGTGCTTTGTCCGCCGGAGTAGGATACAGGAGATGATGAAGCCGCTGCGGCTCATCCGCCATGGTCTGCGTCGCGCTGATGCTATCGATGGCACCCGGTGACTTTCCTCGGCCATTGCCGAAGTGTCCTGTACAAGGAAGCACCCTGTGCAAGGCAGCGCCCTGCGCCAAAAGACGCACCTTTTTCAGATGGAAGGGTGCAGAAATGAAATGACCATTTTATAACAACAAGATAGCGAGTCATGACATGCAAGCTCTGGATGATATCCCGACGCCGAACGGCACACTGACGCTCAAATTGATCGCCCAGCGCCAGGACACCAATCTCTATGGCGACATCAGCGGCGGCTGGCTGATGCACCGCATGGACGAGGCCTGTGAGCTGGCCGCCGGGCGCGTCGCCCACGGGCGTACTGCCACCGTGGCCGTCGAGGGCCTCGATTTCCTGTCGCCGGTGCGTATCGGCTCGGTGGTCAATATCTTCACTCAGGTGGCCGAGGTCGGGCGCAGTTCGATCAGGCTCTCCGTCGAGGTCTGGATCCGCCCGCCGCAGGAGCGCAATCAACATGCGCTGACCAAGGTGACCGAAGCCTGCTACGTGATGGTGGCACTCGATGACAATGGCCGCATCCGTGCCGTACCGGAGCAGGCAAGCACCGCCATCATCGAGGAGCAGGACTGATCTTGAGCAAGACTGATTTTGAGCAAGACTGATTTTGAGCAAGACTGAGCCAGGCGCCTCGCCTCTCTTCCTGTCAGCCACACGCCAAGAAAAAGCCGCCCTCAGGGGCGGCTTTTTCGTCAACAATCAGTCACGCGCTCAGACAGTCCGAAAGAGACTCGCTCAGGCTTCGCCCAGCACCCGACCACGCGCATCCAGATAGGCTTGCTCACCGATGCGCGACCAGGGCGCGACCCGCTGCTGGAAGGCGCGGTAGGACTCATAGACGCGCCTGGCGTCCTCGTCCTTGGCGATGAACTCGTCCAGCACCTCGTTGGAGGCATCGAACAGTGCCGCATAGACGTCCTCGGGGAATTCACGCAGCTCCACACCGTGCTCCTCGACCAGCGAGGTCAGCGCGGTGGCGTTGCGCAGCGCGAATTCATCCACCATGGCGTGATTGGCGATTCTGGCCGCCTGGATCACCACCTGCTGCAGGTCTTCCGGCAGCGCCTGCCAGGCCTCGAGGTTGACGGTACCTTCGAGGATGGCGGAGGGCTCGTTCCAGGCCGGGGAGTAGTAATACTTGGCCACCTGATGCAGGCCGAATGCCAGATCATTGTAGGGGCCGACCCAGTCGGTGGCATCGATCACGCCGGTTTCCATCGCGGTGAAGATCTCGCTGCCCGGCAGATTGACCGCGCTGGCGCCGATGCGATTCATCACTTCGCCCGCCAGCCCCGGCAGACGAATCTTCAGACCCTTCATGTCCGCGAGACTGTTCACTTCCTTGTTGAACCAGCCGGCCATCTGGGTACCGGTGTTGCCCACCGCCAGCGGCTTGAGGTTGTGACGCGCGTAGATTTCGTCCCACAGCTTCATGCCATCACCGTGATACAGCCAGGCGTTGGTCTCGGTGGTATTCATGCCGAAGGGCACCGCGGTGAAGAACTGGGCCGCAGGCACCTTGCCCTTCCAGTAGTAGGAGGCCGAGTGGCCCATCTGGGCGGTGCCGGAGGACACGGCATCGAAGACTTCCAGCGCCGGCACCATCTCGCCGGCGCCATAGACCTTGACCTGCAGACGGCCACCGGAGAGCTGACCGATCAGACTGGCGAATTCATTGGCGCCGGTACCCAGCGCGGGGAAGTTCTTCGGCCAGGAGGTGACCATCTTCCAGTGGATGGTCTCGCCCTCGGCGGCATTGGCGGTGGACACGAAAGGCGCGGCGGCGAGACCGGCAGCACCGGCCCCCAGAGCAGAGAGAAAACGGCGGCGTTGCATGGGACGTTCCTTGTTCGAGTTGTGGGCAATGCATGACGCTGCATCGAGACAGCAGACTATCTGCCACTATGCCGCGACCCATGGATGGCCCACAACTGCACCAAGGCCGTAATGGCGCACGAATACCGCGCCCCCTGTGCCGCTTTTCACTTCTTGCCAGCGCCCCCTGTGCCGCTTTTCGCTTCTTGCCAGCGCCCGCTGTCAGCGCCTCATGTCTGCGTCTGCCATCAATGCAGGATCAGCTCAGCACTTCCAGCTTGGCAAAGCCCAGCACCAGCCACTTGTCGCCTTCGCCCTCGAAGCTGATCTGGACACGCGCGCGCTCGCCCTGGCCTTCGGCGTTGATGACCACGCCCTCGCCGAACAGCGGATGCCGTACCAGGCTGCCGAGCGAGAGTGCCGGCATGTCGCCATTGGCTTCGACACTCTCCTGACGCGGGCCGGAAGGACGACGATTCGGCGTGGCACGCTGGGTCGAGACCGGACGCGAGACCTGGCCACGCAGACGCACTTCTTCCATCAGCTCTTCCGGCAATTCACGCAGGAAGCGCGACGGCCGCTGGAAGGTCTCCTTGCCGTGCATGCGCCGCAGCTCGGCGTAGGTCAGGTAGAGGCGCTGCATGGCGCGGGTGACACCGACATAGCACAGGCGGCGCTCTTCCTCGAGACGCCCCGGCTCCTCCAGCGACATCTTGTGCGGGAACAGCCCCTCCTCGACCCCGGCGACGAATACCACCGGGAACTCAAGCCCCTTGGCGGAGTGCAGCGTCATCATCTGCACGCATTCCTCGCCTTCGGCGGCTTCGTGATCACCGGCGTCCAGCGCGGCTTCGGCGAGGAAGGGCTCCAGCGCCTCGGCGCCTTCGCTGGGGGCTTCCGGGTCCATGCGCTCGCCCTGACTGAAGGCGCGACAGGCGTTGACCAGCTCCGAGAGGTTCTCGAGGCGCGCCTGGCCCTTCTCGCCCTTCTCGGCGGCGTGATGCTCACGCAGGCCGGAGACGTGGATGACGTGCTCGACCAGCTCATGCAGCGCCATGCCGGCGGTGTCATTGTCGAGACCATCGATGATGTCGGCGAAAGCACGCACGGCGGTGGCGGCGCGCCCCTTGAGAGCACCGTCGGAGACCGCATCGCTCATCGCCTGCCACATGGTCAGATTGCCATAGCGCGCGCGCTCGCGCAGTTGCTCGACGGTACGCATGCCGATGCCGCGTGCCGGCACGTTGATCACGCGCTCCAGGGCGGCATCGTCCTCGCGGTTGTTCATCAAACGCAGATAGGCGAGCGCATTCTTGATCTCGAGACGCTCGTAGAAGCGCTGGCCACCATAGATGCGATACGGCATGCCCTGACGGATCAGCGTCTCCTCCAGCACGCGTGACTGGGCGTTGGAGCGATACAGGATCGCGATCTCGTCGCGGCTGTAACCATGCTCGTTGACCAGTTCGCGGATGGTGTCGGCGATGTAGCGCGACTCGTCAATGTCATTGAAGCCGGCATAGACACGAATGCGCTCACCGCGACCGCTGTCGGTCCACAGCTCCTTGCCCATGCGCCCGCCGTTGTGGCTGATCAGGGCGTTGGCGGCCTCCAGAATGGCACTGGAGGAGCGGTAGTTCTGCTCCAGACGCACCACGCGGGTGTTGGCGAACTCCTCGGTGAAGCGCTGGATGTTCTCGACCCGCGCGCCACGCCAGCCATAGATGGACTGGTCATCATCGCCGACCACGGTCATGCACTCACGATCACCAGCCAGCAGCTTCAACCAGGCGTACTGCAGGGTGTTGGTATCCTGGAACTCGTCGACCAGCAAGTGGGCGAAGCGCTCGCGGTAATGCGCCAGCAGATGCGGCGTGTCGCGCAGCAGCTCCAGCGAGCGCAGCAGCAGCTCGCCGAAATCGACCAGCCCGCCGCGTTCACAGGCGAGCTGATAGAGCTCGTACATCTCGACCATCTTGCCCATGTAGGCATCGCCATGGGTCTGCACCTGATGGGCGCGCAGACCTTCCTCCTTGCAGCCGGCGATGAAGTACTGGACCTGCTTGGGCGGCCAGCGCTCGTCATCGACGTTGTGCTCCTTGAGCAGCCGCTTGACCATGCGCAGCTGGTCATCGCTGTCGATGATCTGGAAGTGCTCGGGCAGGCGCGCCTCCTGCCAGTGGGTGCGCAGTAGACGGTGACTGATGGAGTGGAAGGTGCCGACCCACATGTGGCGCAGGCTGCTGCCATTGAGCGCCTCGAGACGCGTGCGCATCTCTCGCGAGGCCTTGTTGGTGAAGGTCACCGACAGGATGGCGTAGGGCGAGAACTGGTATTGGTCCATCAACCAGGCGATGCGGTGAACCAGCACACGGGTCTTGCCGGAGCCGGCGCCCGCCAGTACCAGCATGTTGCCCGGCGGCGCGGACACGGCCTCACGCTGATGCGTGTTGAGGTGATCGAGGAGGGGCGATTCAGACATGCAGGGCTCACCACAGGGCAGAGGAGTCGAGGAGCGGAGCAGCGTGAGATTCGCTGCCCCTGTTCAGGCATCCACCTTATCACAGCGGCCTGCCCTGCTCTTCCCCGCGCCGGTCTTCCTGGCACATGCGCTCCCCGCACTTGCCTTCAAGGCAGATGCCAACAGGGGCGGTGCTCAGTGGGTATCGAAGTCGTGGTCGTCGATGCGCAGGGTGGCAA
It includes:
- a CDS encoding PstS family phosphate ABC transporter substrate-binding protein — protein: MSSSRVPSSCAICLRSGLPSLRLMSLACLLGLSTLSAPALADKVPEYRPASGVVGNLTAVGSDTLSVLVTRWAAQLRRYHPGVRVQLQAAGSSTAPPALIAGTTRIGLMSRPMSDQERQDFTREFGYPPLGVPVALDAMGIIVHRSNPLEEISIAQLDAIFSATHNCGGQAANRWGQLGLSDEWNDRQITRFGRSATSGTYGAFRRVALCGGDFRLDVSEQPGSASIIGAVGSSPNGIGYASFSTSSPLVKQLSVSREAGGHAVFPSRASIRDGRYPLTRALYIYVNRVPDEPLPALEQAFLSLIMSRQGQQAILRGGYVPLPEKQLLHWRQQLGL
- a CDS encoding acyl-CoA thioesterase, producing MQALDDIPTPNGTLTLKLIAQRQDTNLYGDISGGWLMHRMDEACELAAGRVAHGRTATVAVEGLDFLSPVRIGSVVNIFTQVAEVGRSSIRLSVEVWIRPPQERNQHALTKVTEACYVMVALDDNGRIRAVPEQASTAIIEEQD
- a CDS encoding TRAP transporter substrate-binding protein; this translates as MQRRRFLSALGAGAAGLAAAPFVSTANAAEGETIHWKMVTSWPKNFPALGTGANEFASLIGQLSGGRLQVKVYGAGEMVPALEVFDAVSSGTAQMGHSASYYWKGKVPAAQFFTAVPFGMNTTETNAWLYHGDGMKLWDEIYARHNLKPLAVGNTGTQMAGWFNKEVNSLADMKGLKIRLPGLAGEVMNRIGASAVNLPGSEIFTAMETGVIDATDWVGPYNDLAFGLHQVAKYYYSPAWNEPSAILEGTVNLEAWQALPEDLQQVVIQAARIANHAMVDEFALRNATALTSLVEEHGVELREFPEDVYAALFDASNEVLDEFIAKDEDARRVYESYRAFQQRVAPWSRIGEQAYLDARGRVLGEA
- the uvrD gene encoding DNA helicase II; protein product: MSESPLLDHLNTHQREAVSAPPGNMLVLAGAGSGKTRVLVHRIAWLMDQYQFSPYAILSVTFTNKASREMRTRLEALNGSSLRHMWVGTFHSISHRLLRTHWQEARLPEHFQIIDSDDQLRMVKRLLKEHNVDDERWPPKQVQYFIAGCKEEGLRAHQVQTHGDAYMGKMVEMYELYQLACERGGLVDFGELLLRSLELLRDTPHLLAHYRERFAHLLVDEFQDTNTLQYAWLKLLAGDRECMTVVGDDDQSIYGWRGARVENIQRFTEEFANTRVVRLEQNYRSSSAILEAANALISHNGGRMGKELWTDSGRGERIRVYAGFNDIDESRYIADTIRELVNEHGYSRDEIAILYRSNAQSRVLEETLIRQGMPYRIYGGQRFYERLEIKNALAYLRLMNNREDDAALERVINVPARGIGMRTVEQLRERARYGNLTMWQAMSDAVSDGALKGRAATAVRAFADIIDGLDNDTAGMALHELVEHVIHVSGLREHHAAEKGEKGQARLENLSELVNACRAFSQGERMDPEAPSEGAEALEPFLAEAALDAGDHEAAEGEECVQMMTLHSAKGLEFPVVFVAGVEEGLFPHKMSLEEPGRLEEERRLCYVGVTRAMQRLYLTYAELRRMHGKETFQRPSRFLRELPEELMEEVRLRGQVSRPVSTQRATPNRRPSGPRQESVEANGDMPALSLGSLVRHPLFGEGVVINAEGQGERARVQISFEGEGDKWLVLGFAKLEVLS